From the Ensifer adhaerens genome, the window ATGATGATAGGCGCAGTCGCGGAACTCGTCACGAAGCTCGCGGCAAAGGCCATGCTCAGAAGCAGAAAGAGACCGGCGAGCGCCGGCGCCGCCAGGCTGCGGCGGACATGTCGCGACGCCTCTTCGGCAAGGCTGAGCTTGTCGAGATCTTTGTCGATCGTCTGTTTTGCGAGGCGTACGCGCGGCTGTGCCACTGCCTGGAACTCCATTGTCACCATGGCCACTAAGGCCACTGCAACATGCATTCAAGTGGATTTGATGGACATCGGTGCCGCGCGCGTCGGGAACTCGCGTTCAGGGGCATCGGATGGCCGGGGATGGCCCGAAAGACTAGCCGTTCGCAGCTTTCGGCATCGGCACAGAGAGCGTCGCCATGCGTTCGCCGAAGGCGAGAATGAGATCCTTCAGCGACGGCTCTGCGACCCGAGAAGCCGCTTCCTTGTAGTCGACCCATTCGAGCTGCCTGCGACCTTCCTCGGGGAAGTGCTTGCAGAGATCGTCGACTTCCAGTGCGTGAACCTGCACCTTGACCGAGATCTTCAGGCCATGGTCCATGCGCTTCTGGTAAAGATAGTAGCCGGCCGTCGCCTTCTGCACCCGCCCCTTGACGCCGGCCTCTTCGTAGGCCTCGCGCTCTGCCACCTCGTGGGCGCGCTTGCCCTGCATTGGCCATCCCTTGGGAATGACCCAGCGACCGGTGTCGCGGCTGGTGATCATCAGGATTTCGAGAGCCTTGGTCTTCTTGCGGATCCGATAGCAGAGCGCGGCGTATTGCATGCGCGCCGGGCGGCGCAACATCAACTGGACATCGGATGCGAGTCTGTTCAAGAAGTTCAAGGTCGTCTGCGCTCCTCTCGGCGAATCAGTGTTTTTGTTTTCTGTCAAAGCCAGTATGGCAGCGTCCTGTTACGTGTAAACGTCGCCGCCGGCGGGCAGCCGGATATGCAGCCAGCTTTCCTCTGCACTGTGGTCCATATACGACAGCATATGGTGTTTCCACGGCAGTTTATAAAGCGCCGGCAACTCGGCGTTGGTCCGATCCGTCAGCTCGCGCGATCGCGTTGCTGCAGACGCAGGCGGGCGATGCGGTTCCATTCGCCGGTGCGCTCCACCTCGCGGGTTGCAGCAGCGACAAAGTCGATATGGGACTGCGACGCGGCCTTTGCCTTTGCCGGGTCCCGCGCCATGATCGCGTCGTAGATCGCCTCGTGCTGACCAAGCAGCCGGTCGCGCGCGCCGGGCGCATCGAAGACTGAGTTGCGATGGAAGAAGATGCCCTGTTGGAGCAGCCGATAACAGGCGCGCAGCGTGTGCATCAGGATGATGTTGTGGGCGCTTTCGCCGATTGCCTGGTGCAGCTCGATATCGGCTTCGAGCTCCGCGTCGAAGTCGCCGGCGGCGTGTGCCGTTCGCATGCGTTCGATGATCCTGGTCAGGATGTCCCGGTCGAAATCGGTGGCGCGGCTGGCGGCCAGTTCCGCGGTCAGCCCTTCGAGCTCGCGTCGGTATTCGAGATAATCCTGCGTCGCCTTGTGATGACGGGCGATGAGATCGATCAGCGGCTTGGAAAAAATCTGCCCGACGACATCGGCGACGAAGGTGCCGCCACCGTGTCGGCTTTCGACGAGGCCACGCCCTTCCAGTTCCTTGAGCGCCTCGCGCAGGATTGGCCTCGATACGTCGAAGCGCTTGGAAAGCTCCCGTTCCCCAGGCAGCCGGTCGCCGTCGCGCAGTACGCCTTCGAGGATCAGCAGCTCGATCTGTTGCACGACTTCGTCCGCCGTCCGGCTGTGGCTGATGCGGGCGAAGAGGTCGATCTGGTCGTCAGTCACGTCTTGGTCTCCCGGATCACGATGATTTCCGGTCGCTTAGGCCAAAAAGATATCGTGATTCTGATAGGTTGGGGCGAAAAGGGGCGGCCAGTCGCGAAGGTTCCCTTGTCCCGCTGTGCCGCAATCTAGGCAGCTGACGCCAAGTGGTCAATTTCCTTGTCCACTTTGTGCAGCTGACAAAAATCAAACTGCGTCAATGCGTCCTTTTTCTTTTGCTCGTTCGATTGATAAGAAAGTCGTGATGAACGCGTGAGGGGGACAAGAGCGCTTCATGGCAAAGGGTAGTTTTGCATTTCCGGTGGCGCCGATGCGCGCCTTGGCCTTGGGCGAGGTTCACTCTCGCCCCTATGCGCTGGTGACCACGCCGCGGGTGATTTTCCAGCTCGCCTTCCTGACGGATGGCGGCTCGATCGTCGATCACGCCGTACTGTCGGAACTGTCGCGCGCACGGGGGATTGCGCCGCCGGGGCGCGACGCGAACCATCATGCGATGTCCTGGGGGCAGGGGACGTTGCGCTGGGAGCGTCACACCGAATTTTCGACCTATTTCTGGGATGCGCCGCCGCCGGAGCAGTTTGGCGGAGAGGTGCCGATCCATCCCTTCGGCGACGGCTTTTCGCCACCGGGTTCGCTGATCTCGGGCATCCGCCTGGAAATCCGGCCGGACACGCCTGAAACCCGGGATGCGATCAAGCTCCTCGATCCGACGAGCCTCTGCTACAGCGAAACCAAGAACGGCCAGGCCGTGATCGTCACCGACTTCCGCCAGAACGGTGATGGGCTGACCCAGATCCTGGTGATCGACCGCGGCATGACCGAGGCGGGCACCGGCGCGCTGGTCCAGCGCCTGCTCGATATCGAGACCTACCGCACACTGGCGATGCTGGGCCTGCCGCTCGCCCAGTCGCTGTCGCCGGAAATCCGCCGAACCGAAGATGGTCTGACCGGAATTACCCAGCGCATGAAGGAAAATGTGCGCGAGGAGGCCGACGACATGTTGGCCGAGATCACCCGGCTCGCCGCCGATCTCGAGGCCGGTGCCGCGCTCAGTCTCTATCGCTTCGGCGCCAGCCGCGCCTATTACGGCATCGTGCAGGAGCGCATTCGCACGCTCTCCGAGACACCGCTGCCCGGCTACGAGACCATAGGCACCTTTCTCGAACGACGCCTGGCGCCGGCCATGCGCACCTGTCAGTCGGTCGAGGAGCGCCAGGCCAACCTGTCGCGCAAGCTCGCCCGTGCCACCGCTCTTTTGCGAAGCTGGGTCGATGTCGAACTCGAACGGCAGAACAGCGCGCTGCTCAACTCGATGGACCGCCGCGCGAAGCTGCAGCTACGCCTGCAGCAGACCGTTGAAGGACTGTCGGTCGCCGCCATCTCCTACTACGTCGTCGGGTTGTTCGGCTACCTCGCCAAGGCCGTCAGCCACGAACTCCCGATCGATCCAGGCCTGCTGACCGGCCTTGCCGTTCCCGTCGCCGTTGCCGGCGTCTGGCTGATCGTGCGCCGCATCCGCCGACATCACGAGGAAGGGGATCACAAGTAAGCAATTCCAGCAAAAGTGCACAGCGGTTTTGCGTCCGGAATTGCGGGAAACAGGCAATTCCAGCAAAAGTGCGCAGCCGAATTGTGGGCGGGGGAACAAAGAAGCGGAGGGCTGCCGTGTGTCGTGGCGCCCTCTATTGCTCCCAGTAGGGGATCGGCCCGTAAAGCCCGGCGAGATAGTCGATGAAGAGCCGCACCTTGGCCGGCAGGAACTGGCGGCTCGGATAGACGGCCGAGAGCGTCAGCTGTTTGGAGCCCTCCCACTGCGGCAGCACCTGCATCAACTGGCCGCTGCGTAATTCCGGGCCGATATCCCAGGTGGAGCGGAGCGCGATGCCGGCGCCGGCGATGACGGCGGCGCGTACGATTTCCGAGGAGTTGGTGACCAGCGGCCCCTCCGGGTGCCATACCAGGGCACCTTCCGGCCCTTCGAGCTTCCAGTTGTCGTTGTTGTGCGCCGGCAGGCAGAGGTGGTTGGCAAGATCGCCGATCTCCTTCGGCGCGCCGTTGCGAGCGATATAGTCCGGCGAGGCGCAGAGCAGCCGTCGCACGGGAGCGAGTTTCCGTGCGACGAGCGATGAGTCCACCAGTTCGCCGATCCTGACCGCCATGTCGAAGCCATCGGCGACGATATCCGTGAATTCGTCCGTCAGCACGATGTGCAGCTTGAGGTCCGGATGATCCTTCATGAATTTCGTCAGGTGCGGCGCGATGTGCATCCGGCCGAAGGAGGTCGGCGCCGAGATCCGAAGCACGCCGAGCGCATGCGACGAGCGACCGGAGGCATAGGCCTCGGCCTCCTCGATGCCCGAGAGGATGCCGAGCACTCGGTCGTAGAAACCCTGGCCGGCTTCGGTCAGCGAGATCTGCCGTGTCGTGCGCTGCAGCAGCCGTGTGCCCAGCCGATCTTCGAGCCTCTTGATCCGTTTCGAGATGACCGCTGGGGAAAAGCCGAGCACCCGTCCGGCAGCCGACATGCTGCCTGTGGAAACGACCCGTGCAAAAATCTCAAGATCGCCTAAATTTGTCATCAATCGTTGCCATTGTTTCCAAAACGGAAAAGCTCATAGCATTTGCGAGGGTTGTCTCCTAGTGGTAAAGAAAATGAACCAATTGACATGCGGCCGGAGGCATTGATGGCGGAGACGATCGGTTTTCTGCAACCGAAACAGGCTGTTATCGCCCGACGTCGCGAGATTGTCGCCGACCTCGCCGACCTGTTGCCCGAGAACTGTTTGATCAGCGACGAGCGCGGGTTGAAGCCCTTCGAGACCGATGCCTTCATCGCCTATCGTCGCGTGCCGCTTGCGGTTGCCTTGCCGGAAACGACCGAGCAGGTCGCCGGCCTTCTCAAATATTGTAGCCGCTATGGCATCCCGGTCGTACCGCGCGGTGCCGGAACCTCACTTTCGGGTGGCGCCATCCCGCAGGAGGATGCAGTTGTCATCGGCCTTTCGAAGATGTCGCGCATTCTCGATGTCGATCTCTTCAATCGCACGGCAACCGTCCAGGCGGGGGTTACCAACCTCAACATCTCCGAAGCCGTTTCCGCCGACGGTTTCTTCTATGCGCCCGACCCGAGCTCGCAGCTTGCCTGCACGATCGGCGGCAATATCGGCATGAATTCCGGCGGCGCCCATTGTCTGAAATATGGCGTCACCACCAACAATCTGCTCGGCGTGAAGATGGTGCTGTTCGATGGCACCGTGATCGAGCTCGGCGGCAAGGGGCTGGATGCGGCGGGTTATGATCTGCTCGGCCTCGTCTGCGGCTCCGAGGGACAGCTCGGCATCGTGACCGAGGCGACGGTGCGGCTGATCGCCAAGCCGGAGGGCGCCCGCCCCGTGCTCTTTGGCTTCGCCTCATCGGAAGCGGCCGGCGCCTGCGTCGCCGACGTCATCGGCTCCGGCATCATCCCCGTCGCGATCGAGTTCATGGACAAGCCGGCGATCGAAATCTGCGAAGCCTTTGCCCATGCCGGCTATCCGCTCGACGTCGAAGCGCTACTTATCGTCGAGGTCGAAGGCTCTGAGCCGGAAATGGACGCGATGCTCGCCAGCATCGTCGCGGTTGCGCGCCGTCATGGGGTCGCGACCATCAAGGAATGCCAGTCGGCGATGGAAGCGGCCGCAATCTGGAAGGGGCGGAAGTCCGCCTTCGGGGCCACCGGTCGTATCGCCGATTACATCTGCATGGACGGTACGGTGCCGCTCAGCCAGCTCTCGCATGTGCTCGCCCGCACCGGCGAGATCGTCGCTGGCTATGGTCTGCGCGTCGCCAATGTCTTCCACGCCGGCGACGGCAACATGCATCCGTTGATCCTCTATAATATCAACGACCCGGAAGACGCGGCGCGCGCCGAGTCTGCCGGCAACGATATCCTCAAGCTCTGTGTCGATGCCGGCGGCTGCCTGACGGGCGAACATGGCGTTGGCATCGAAAAACGAGATCTCATGCTGCACCAGTACAACCAGGTCGACCTCGACCAGCAGATGGCGGCGCGGGCCGCGTTCGATCCGCAATGGATCCTCAATCCGTCCAAGGTCTTCCCGCTCGAAGGGCGCCCCGCCGCATGATCGTGCATTTTGAACCGGCAAGCGAAGAGGGGATTGCGACCGTCGTTCGCGCGATGGCGGCCGACAAGGCCTCGCTTGCAGTGATTGGCGGCAACACGCGCTCGGGTCTCGGCAATCCCGTGCGCGCCGACCGTGTGCTGTCGACGCGCCGCCTCTCCGGCATCGTCAGCTACAAGCCGGCCGAGATGACGATCACCGCGCTGTCCGGAACGCCGCTACGCGAGATCGAAGACGCACTGGGTGAGAACCGGCAGATGCTTGCCTTCGAACCGATGGACCATCGGCCGATCTTCGCCTCGTCCGGAGAGCCGACGATCGGTGGTGTCTTCGCCGCCAACGTGTCCGGTCCAAGGCGCTACGTTTCGGGTGCTGCCCGCGACAGCCTGCTCGGCGTTCGCTTCGTCAATGGTGGGGGCGAGGCGATCAAGGCCGGGGGGCGGGTGATGAAGAACGTCACGGGCCTCGATCTGGTCAAGCTTCTGGCCGGCTCGCACGGCACGCTCGGCATCCTCACCGAAGTCACCTTCCGCATCCTGCCGTTGCCGCCGGCGTCCGAGACCATTGTGGTCTCCGGGCTCAACGATGCCGAAGCCGCGGCGGTCATGGCCGAGGCGATGGCGCAGACCGTGGAGGTTTGCGGTGCCGCGCATCTGCCGGAGAGCGTGCGTGGACGGTTCCTGGACGGCGGGCTTCCGGATGGTGCGGCCACCGTGCTGCGGCTCGAAGGGCTTGAGGCATCCGTTGCGATCAGGGCTGAAAAGCTGATGAAGGCGGTCGGTCGCTTTGGCGCGGTGACAAGGCTCGATGCGTCGCAGACATCGACGCTCTGGACTGAGATCCGCGACGTCAAACCCTATGCCGACGGCAGCAAGAAGCCGCTCTGGCGCGTGTCCGTCGCCCCATCGCTTGGCCATCAGCTGGTGGCCGCACTTCGGCTGCAAACCGGCGTCGATGCCTTTTATGATTGGCAGGGCGGTCTCGTCTGGCTGCGCATGGAGGCAGACCCGGAAGCGGAACTCGTGCGCCGCTACATCAAGGTTCTCGGCGGCGGTCACGCGAGCCTCGTCAGGGCGGAAGACGCCTATCGTGCCTCCATTCCGTCGTTTGAACCACAACCCGTAGCCGTGGCACAATTGAGCGAGCGCGTTCGCGCGAAGTTCGACCCGCACCGGATCTTCAATCCGGGCCGCATGGCCGCGGTCTCCTGAGGTGCCGGCGATGGAACATGGGAGGAGTTGATGAGCGATAATGGTCCGCAGACGCCGTTTTCCCGGGAGACCGATCGCTGGCTGGAGCCGGGCAAGATCAACGTCCAGGTGATCTATGTCCTTTATCTCGTGGGCTTTGCGGTAGGGATCACCCCGATCATTGGCGTGGTGATGGCCTATCTCAACCGCGGCAAGGGGGCACCCTGGGTCGAGACGCACTATGTCTGGGCGATCCGGACCTTCTGGATCTCGCTGTTGTTCCTTTTGATATCGCTGTTGCTGACGGTGGTGCTGGTCGGCATCCTCGGCTTTATCGCCACCGCTGTCTGGATCGTCGTGCGCTGCGTCGTCGGCCTGCAGCGTGCCGCGCGCCAAGAGCCGATCACCAACCCCGAAGCCTGGATGGTGTGAGCCACGGCGCAAACCCTGAAACCGGATCCGGTTGAAGGTTGCTGAAATCAGAATGCTGCGGTGACCGAGCACGTCGCAAGGGCGCGGTGCCGCAGAACCGGATAGTGGAGTTCGCGTTTGCAGACCAATTTTACCCCCGCGCAGCTTGCCGACCCGCATGTGGCCGAATCCGAGGCCATCCTGCGCAAATGCGTACATTGTGGCTTCTGCACCGCGACCTGTCCGACCTATGTGACGCTTGGCGACGAGCTCGATAGTCCGCGCGGGCGCATCTACCTCATCAAGGACATGCTGGAAAACGGCAGGGCGGCCGACAAGGAAACGGTCACCCATATCGACCGCTGTCTCTCCTGTCTCGCCTGCACCACCACCTGCCCATCCGGTGTCGACTACATGCACCTCGTCGACCACGCGCGCGTCCACATCGAGAACACCTATCGCCGTCCGTTCCGGGACCGGCTGGCGCGCTCCGTGCTGGCGACCGTGCTGCCCTATCCCCAGCGCTTCCGCCTGTCGTTGAAGGCGGCGGGCCTTGCCCGGCCGTTCGCCGGCATCATGAAGCGCATGCCGTTGCTGAGGACCTTTGGCATCATGCTCGACCTGGCGCCGAGCGCCGTGCCGCAGCCATCCCCATCGGCAATTCCCGGCACCAACTCGCCCAAGGGCAAGCGCGTCGGTCGGGTCGCGCTCTTGTCGGGCTGCGCGCAACCGGTGCTGAAGCCGGAGATCAACGAGGCGACGATCAGGCTGTTGACGCGCTTTGGCGTCGAGGTCGTTGTTTCGGCCGGTGAAGGCTGTTGTGGCGCCCTGGTGCACCATATGGGGCGCGAGAACCAGGCACTCGATGCGGCGCGCCGCAACGTCGACGCCTGGCTCAAGGTCGCAGACGAAGGAGGGCTCGACGCCATCGTCATCACCGCATCAGGCTGCGGGACGACGATCAAGGACTACGGCCACATGCTGCGGCTTGATCCTCTCTATGCGGAAAAGGCGGCACGGGTCTCGGCTCTGGCCAAGGACATTACCGAGTATCTGTCGACCCTCGACCTGCCTGAGCAGGATGCGCGCGGCATGACGCTCGCCTATCATTCTGCCTGCTCGATGCAGCACGGCCAGAAGATCACTTTTGTGCCGAAGCAGCTTTTGAAGCGCGCCGGTTTCGTCGTTCGCGATCCGGCCGAAGGGCACCTCTGCTGCGGCTCGGCCGGCACCTACAACATCCTGCAGCCGGAAATCTCGGCGAAGCTCAAGGCGCGCAAGGTTAGGAATATCGAGGCGACGAAGCCGGACGCGATCGCAACCGGCAATATCGGCTGCATCACCCAGATCGCCAGTGGCACCAAGATCCCCATCCTTCATACGGTCGAACTGCTCGACTGGGCCTATGGCGGGGCAAAACCCCAGGGGCTCTGAGGCAAAAGAAAAGGCCGGCTCCGTGAGGAGCCGGCCTTCTCGGATGGGTTGTCCCGGATTGCTATCAGCCGCCAAAGATCTGGCGGAAGATGTCGACGCCGCGATCGTCGAAATAGGTGTCGCCCGGCTTGCTGCCGGGACCGATGACGATGACCTTGGTGCCGACATCGGCGCGATCGTAGAGATGCTCCACGTCTTCGTTCATCATGCGGATGCAGCCCGACGACATGTTCTGGCCGATGGTCCAGGGCTGATTGGTGCCATGGATGCGGAAGATCGTGTCGCGGCCGCCCTTGTAGAGATACATGGCGCGGGCGCCGAGCGGGTTGTCGATGCCGCCTTCCTGGGTGACCGGCAGAATGCGGCCCTTGGCAGCTTCGCGGCGGCGCATTTCCGCCGGTGGCGTCCAGGTCGGCCATTCGGCCTTGCGGCCGACCTTCACCACGCCCGACCAGCCGAAGCCGTCGCGGCCGACACCGATGCCGTAGCGCGTCGCGCGGTTCGGGCCATCGATGTAGTAAAGGTACTTGTTGTTGGTATCGACGATGATCGTGCCGGGGACTTCGTCGGTGCGGAAGCGAACCTTGGTGCGCCAGAATTGTTTTGCCGGCTTCTTCGGGGTGGCCACGAGTACAATGTCAGTCGACTTGACCTTGGTCCCGGTCGTTGGCGCCGGCGTAAAAGCCGAGGCGCTTGCGGCGGCAAGAATAGTACTGGCCGCGATGGCGATCGCGACCATTTTGCTGGCATGACGGTTCATATACGATTCCCTCTAAACCCTCGTTGCAGGCAAGCTATGCAAAATGCCGCGAAGTTCAAGCCTGCGATACAGCCGGCGCACCGCTGGACTTGTATCTGTTCATGTTGCTGTTGCCTGAAAATCACGCATAGGCAACGGCAACACGTGCGAGGGGGAGGAAATATTCTATGCGATGCTCCAATTATATGACGATAACCTTCGTGCCCAACTTCACGCGCTCGTAGAGGTCGACGACGTCTTCATTGCGCATGCGGATGCAGCCGGAAGAAACGGCATAGCCGATCGTCCAGGGCGCATTGGTGCCGTGGATGCGGTAGAGCGTCGAGCCGAGATACATGGCGCGTGCGCCAAGCGGATTTTCAGGGCCGCCGTCCATGCGTGCCGGCAGATAGTGTCCCTTGGCCGCCTCGCGGGAGATCATTTCCTGTGGCGGTGTCCAGCTCGGCCATTCCGCCTTGCGGGTGACCTTGTGCGCGCCCGCCCATTCGAAGCCCGGCTTGCCGACGCCGACGCCATAGCGCCGCGCCTCACCGTTGCCGGTGACCAGATAGAGAAAGCGGTTGTTCGTATCGATGACGATCGTGCCCGGCTTTTCCTTGCTCTCATAGGCAACCGTCTGCGGAAGATATTGCGGGTCGAATTTCGACTTGACCGGGCGCTGCGCGCGTGTGGCGTTCGCCGGCTGGATCAGCGGATTGATGGCGCGGCGCTTGGCCTGCGGCTGGCCAACCTGTCCCTGATAATACTGTTTTCGGGTGGCGGCCGGAATCTGCTGCCGATACATGACCTGCCGCGTGCGGGTTTGCTGCCCGCCGAGCTGCATCACCCAGGGGGCGGTGAGGTCGGGGCTGACCACAACAGGGGGGCGGTTTTGATACCGGTCCTGCGCCTCGGCTTGGCCGGCGACGAGGGTCAGGACGGAGGCGGCTATAAGAAGGGATTTTTTCAACATCGGACGGACTCGCTACCTTTCGCCGAAATTCATCAAGGGGGCGCAGACAGCCGAAGAACCGGACGCTCGAGCGGGGGTATGCGCCTTGGCAATGGCGCGATCGTGTCATCGGGGGGCCACCGAATGGTAAACGGCGCTTCATTAAAAGGCGAAGGCGCCGATAAAGCTTTGGGTAGGGTTATCCGCCGCTTTAGGAATCTGGTTTGCAAATGGTAAAGGCATGGAAATGACGAGTTTGGAGCGAGGAAAACGATGACGGCCAAGGGCATAGTGATCGGCGAGGACGGACTTCAGCGCTGCGCCTGGCAGGGCAACCTCGACGACTATCGACGCTACCACGACGAGGAATGGGGGCGTCCGGTCACCGACGATCGCCGCCTGTTCGAAAAGATCTGCCTCGAGGGTTTCCAGTCCGGCCTGTCATGGCTGACGATCCTGCGCAAGCGCGAGGCGTTCCGCGCCGCTTTTGC encodes:
- a CDS encoding NUDIX hydrolase; translation: MNFLNRLASDVQLMLRRPARMQYAALCYRIRKKTKALEILMITSRDTGRWVIPKGWPMQGKRAHEVAEREAYEEAGVKGRVQKATAGYYLYQKRMDHGLKISVKVQVHALEVDDLCKHFPEEGRRQLEWVDYKEAASRVAEPSLKDLILAFGERMATLSVPMPKAANG
- a CDS encoding FadR/GntR family transcriptional regulator produces the protein MTDDQIDLFARISHSRTADEVVQQIELLILEGVLRDGDRLPGERELSKRFDVSRPILREALKELEGRGLVESRHGGGTFVADVVGQIFSKPLIDLIARHHKATQDYLEYRRELEGLTAELAASRATDFDRDILTRIIERMRTAHAAGDFDAELEADIELHQAIGESAHNIILMHTLRACYRLLQQGIFFHRNSVFDAPGARDRLLGQHEAIYDAIMARDPAKAKAASQSHIDFVAAATREVERTGEWNRIARLRLQQRDRAS
- a CDS encoding DUF3422 family protein, encoding MAKGSFAFPVAPMRALALGEVHSRPYALVTTPRVIFQLAFLTDGGSIVDHAVLSELSRARGIAPPGRDANHHAMSWGQGTLRWERHTEFSTYFWDAPPPEQFGGEVPIHPFGDGFSPPGSLISGIRLEIRPDTPETRDAIKLLDPTSLCYSETKNGQAVIVTDFRQNGDGLTQILVIDRGMTEAGTGALVQRLLDIETYRTLAMLGLPLAQSLSPEIRRTEDGLTGITQRMKENVREEADDMLAEITRLAADLEAGAALSLYRFGASRAYYGIVQERIRTLSETPLPGYETIGTFLERRLAPAMRTCQSVEERQANLSRKLARATALLRSWVDVELERQNSALLNSMDRRAKLQLRLQQTVEGLSVAAISYYVVGLFGYLAKAVSHELPIDPGLLTGLAVPVAVAGVWLIVRRIRRHHEEGDHK
- a CDS encoding LysR family transcriptional regulator codes for the protein MTNLGDLEIFARVVSTGSMSAAGRVLGFSPAVISKRIKRLEDRLGTRLLQRTTRQISLTEAGQGFYDRVLGILSGIEEAEAYASGRSSHALGVLRISAPTSFGRMHIAPHLTKFMKDHPDLKLHIVLTDEFTDIVADGFDMAVRIGELVDSSLVARKLAPVRRLLCASPDYIARNGAPKEIGDLANHLCLPAHNNDNWKLEGPEGALVWHPEGPLVTNSSEIVRAAVIAGAGIALRSTWDIGPELRSGQLMQVLPQWEGSKQLTLSAVYPSRQFLPAKVRLFIDYLAGLYGPIPYWEQ
- a CDS encoding FAD-linked oxidase C-terminal domain-containing protein, producing MAETIGFLQPKQAVIARRREIVADLADLLPENCLISDERGLKPFETDAFIAYRRVPLAVALPETTEQVAGLLKYCSRYGIPVVPRGAGTSLSGGAIPQEDAVVIGLSKMSRILDVDLFNRTATVQAGVTNLNISEAVSADGFFYAPDPSSQLACTIGGNIGMNSGGAHCLKYGVTTNNLLGVKMVLFDGTVIELGGKGLDAAGYDLLGLVCGSEGQLGIVTEATVRLIAKPEGARPVLFGFASSEAAGACVADVIGSGIIPVAIEFMDKPAIEICEAFAHAGYPLDVEALLIVEVEGSEPEMDAMLASIVAVARRHGVATIKECQSAMEAAAIWKGRKSAFGATGRIADYICMDGTVPLSQLSHVLARTGEIVAGYGLRVANVFHAGDGNMHPLILYNINDPEDAARAESAGNDILKLCVDAGGCLTGEHGVGIEKRDLMLHQYNQVDLDQQMAARAAFDPQWILNPSKVFPLEGRPAA
- the glcE gene encoding glycolate oxidase subunit GlcE, with translation MIVHFEPASEEGIATVVRAMAADKASLAVIGGNTRSGLGNPVRADRVLSTRRLSGIVSYKPAEMTITALSGTPLREIEDALGENRQMLAFEPMDHRPIFASSGEPTIGGVFAANVSGPRRYVSGAARDSLLGVRFVNGGGEAIKAGGRVMKNVTGLDLVKLLAGSHGTLGILTEVTFRILPLPPASETIVVSGLNDAEAAAVMAEAMAQTVEVCGAAHLPESVRGRFLDGGLPDGAATVLRLEGLEASVAIRAEKLMKAVGRFGAVTRLDASQTSTLWTEIRDVKPYADGSKKPLWRVSVAPSLGHQLVAALRLQTGVDAFYDWQGGLVWLRMEADPEAELVRRYIKVLGGGHASLVRAEDAYRASIPSFEPQPVAVAQLSERVRAKFDPHRIFNPGRMAAVS
- a CDS encoding DUF4870 family protein, whose translation is MSDNGPQTPFSRETDRWLEPGKINVQVIYVLYLVGFAVGITPIIGVVMAYLNRGKGAPWVETHYVWAIRTFWISLLFLLISLLLTVVLVGILGFIATAVWIVVRCVVGLQRAARQEPITNPEAWMV
- the glcF gene encoding glycolate oxidase subunit GlcF; this translates as MQTNFTPAQLADPHVAESEAILRKCVHCGFCTATCPTYVTLGDELDSPRGRIYLIKDMLENGRAADKETVTHIDRCLSCLACTTTCPSGVDYMHLVDHARVHIENTYRRPFRDRLARSVLATVLPYPQRFRLSLKAAGLARPFAGIMKRMPLLRTFGIMLDLAPSAVPQPSPSAIPGTNSPKGKRVGRVALLSGCAQPVLKPEINEATIRLLTRFGVEVVVSAGEGCCGALVHHMGRENQALDAARRNVDAWLKVADEGGLDAIVITASGCGTTIKDYGHMLRLDPLYAEKAARVSALAKDITEYLSTLDLPEQDARGMTLAYHSACSMQHGQKITFVPKQLLKRAGFVVRDPAEGHLCCGSAGTYNILQPEISAKLKARKVRNIEATKPDAIATGNIGCITQIASGTKIPILHTVELLDWAYGGAKPQGL
- a CDS encoding L,D-transpeptidase, yielding MNRHASKMVAIAIAASTILAAASASAFTPAPTTGTKVKSTDIVLVATPKKPAKQFWRTKVRFRTDEVPGTIIVDTNNKYLYYIDGPNRATRYGIGVGRDGFGWSGVVKVGRKAEWPTWTPPAEMRRREAAKGRILPVTQEGGIDNPLGARAMYLYKGGRDTIFRIHGTNQPWTIGQNMSSGCIRMMNEDVEHLYDRADVGTKVIVIGPGSKPGDTYFDDRGVDIFRQIFGG
- a CDS encoding L,D-transpeptidase, producing the protein MLKKSLLIAASVLTLVAGQAEAQDRYQNRPPVVVSPDLTAPWVMQLGGQQTRTRQVMYRQQIPAATRKQYYQGQVGQPQAKRRAINPLIQPANATRAQRPVKSKFDPQYLPQTVAYESKEKPGTIVIDTNNRFLYLVTGNGEARRYGVGVGKPGFEWAGAHKVTRKAEWPSWTPPQEMISREAAKGHYLPARMDGGPENPLGARAMYLGSTLYRIHGTNAPWTIGYAVSSGCIRMRNEDVVDLYERVKLGTKVIVI